The following proteins come from a genomic window of Methanocella conradii HZ254:
- a CDS encoding ABC transporter permease yields MTFNSFPIFLIAHNEFKKVVGHPIVIIIALVLIMISALNGITSSGLSGFEKIMPNDDVLIKVALSGMFWDVSEYCTIAAMFIGLISIAGDRYNGSLNVLVSKPLYRKNVVVGKFLGISLFMLLLVSVVYVVSALLIMLFYRAPLSPTDFLLRFTALIVLLFLECSLTVGITMLVGIAFKNMVEAAVITASFFYVEWYTTLSYSIGELGFLFPSSLYIKIFSTVSDPRFTGLLDTSMDFMEWAGLAYPYILLMVLYIIVVLLIDSFVFTKVGD; encoded by the coding sequence GTGACGTTCAACTCTTTTCCGATTTTTTTGATCGCCCATAATGAGTTTAAGAAGGTGGTCGGCCACCCGATTGTCATTATTATTGCCCTCGTGTTGATAATGATCTCAGCGCTTAATGGGATAACTTCGTCTGGCCTCTCGGGGTTTGAGAAGATAATGCCAAATGATGATGTGCTTATCAAGGTAGCTCTGAGCGGCATGTTCTGGGATGTATCTGAGTATTGTACGATCGCGGCAATGTTTATTGGATTAATATCCATTGCGGGGGATCGGTATAATGGCTCCTTGAACGTTCTTGTTTCTAAGCCATTATACCGAAAGAATGTCGTTGTAGGCAAGTTTTTGGGTATCTCCCTTTTCATGCTGCTCCTCGTGTCTGTGGTATACGTTGTGAGCGCTCTTCTCATAATGCTTTTTTATAGGGCGCCTCTCTCCCCCACGGATTTCTTGTTAAGGTTTACGGCTCTTATCGTGCTGCTATTTTTAGAGTGCTCGCTGACCGTAGGGATAACGATGCTTGTTGGCATCGCTTTTAAAAATATGGTAGAGGCCGCCGTGATTACTGCCTCGTTCTTCTATGTGGAATGGTATACGACGTTATCGTATTCTATCGGCGAGTTAGGCTTTCTGTTCCCGTCTAGCCTTTATATAAAAATATTTAGTACTGTCTCAGATCCACGTTTTACAGGTTTATTGGATACGTCTATGGATTTCATGGAGTGGGCGGGCCTCGCGTATCCATATATCCTGTTGATGGTGTTGTATATTATAGTGGTTTTACTTATCGATAGCTTTGTGTTCACAAAGGTAGGCGATTAA
- a CDS encoding ABC transporter permease gives MRNVSIIARKEFRDLLSNRIVIVTMAVYLLLIAYSVYGFYVDASSNKIVNFYGATVGHILYVLTDYGAILGIVIGVVSISKERSNSALNVLISKPLYRDTIINGKLIGSALFLAAMFCLVIAFYTSGLFLLCGNMISTLIFDYLIRLPVAFLVSLIYVMFYLSIAMLISIIIKDQAFATIISVIVWALLGFIRNASFADNLAAIIVKIFPGNVQGYINFIAGFSPETMRFWISNSNFFDPEFYGSVPPIETAVFRLLIYLVVAIVVCYIGFVRSDVR, from the coding sequence ATGAGAAACGTATCTATCATCGCGCGGAAGGAATTCAGGGACCTGTTAAGCAATAGGATAGTCATCGTTACGATGGCCGTTTACCTATTATTAATCGCGTATAGCGTTTATGGTTTTTATGTGGATGCGTCATCTAACAAGATAGTTAATTTTTACGGGGCGACCGTAGGCCACATTTTGTATGTACTAACCGATTATGGTGCTATACTGGGGATCGTCATCGGCGTTGTTTCCATATCCAAGGAGAGAAGTAACAGTGCTTTGAATGTGCTCATCTCGAAGCCATTGTACCGTGATACCATCATTAATGGCAAGCTGATCGGCTCGGCGCTCTTTCTTGCGGCCATGTTCTGCCTTGTCATCGCATTTTATACGTCAGGCCTTTTCCTGCTCTGCGGCAACATGATATCCACGCTCATATTTGATTATCTCATCAGGCTGCCCGTCGCATTCCTCGTATCCCTCATTTATGTCATGTTTTATCTGTCTATAGCCATGCTTATCTCCATCATTATTAAGGACCAGGCGTTTGCGACCATAATTAGCGTTATTGTTTGGGCTTTGCTGGGTTTTATAAGAAATGCGTCATTCGCTGATAACCTTGCGGCTATTATTGTAAAAATTTTTCCTGGAAATGTCCAGGGCTATATTAATTTTATTGCTGGTTTTTCCCCGGAAACGATGCGGTTCTGGATCAGCAACAGTAATTTTTTTGATCCGGAGTTTTACGGTAGTGTCCCCCCTATCGAAACAGCCGTATTCAGGCTTCTCATTTATCTTGTTGTGGCCATCGTGGTGTGTTATATCGGGTTTGTAAGGAGTGATGTTAGGTGA
- a CDS encoding archaellum operon transcriptional activator EarA family protein, with translation MYGLDETDRIKIRRIFQRRWVSRDAFSYLHNVSPRKASAVEIAGSIGASRTSVLGALRGVSTGYREEESLAHFGLVMHEKQVVNGRPVIVYSLTPLGFEEKGLMENVDADQKRASIK, from the coding sequence GTGTACGGCTTGGATGAGACTGACAGGATAAAAATACGCCGCATTTTCCAGAGGAGATGGGTCTCCAGGGACGCTTTCTCATATCTTCATAACGTATCTCCCAGGAAAGCGAGCGCTGTGGAGATTGCTGGTAGTATTGGTGCGAGCAGGACGAGCGTCCTCGGAGCGTTAAGGGGCGTGTCGACGGGCTACAGGGAAGAGGAGAGCCTGGCGCACTTCGGACTGGTCATGCACGAAAAACAAGTGGTTAACGGCAGGCCTGTCATCGTCTACAGCCTAACACCCCTCGGATTCGAAGAAAAAGGACTGATGGAAAACGTCGACGCGGATCAGAAGAGGGCCAGCATAAAATAA
- a CDS encoding archaellum operon transcriptional activator EarA family protein, which produces MEKELDLKIDISRVYRSLRKSRSRMRVYFCLWSIRPEEAGASEISGMTGLGIKDVLGALEGDGRKYNKEDSLVGLGMVTRKQVTIHGKSFVLYGARPLRLDVRGALWEYAQHVKDHRMLDVLQSEIEEKEEKYVERIPFLFFK; this is translated from the coding sequence ATGGAGAAGGAGTTAGATTTAAAAATTGATATAAGCCGTGTTTATCGTTCTCTTCGGAAGAGCCGGTCGCGTATGAGGGTCTACTTCTGCCTTTGGAGTATTAGGCCGGAGGAGGCCGGCGCTAGTGAAATATCCGGGATGACGGGGCTGGGTATTAAAGACGTTCTCGGGGCGCTGGAGGGCGATGGGAGGAAGTATAATAAAGAGGATTCCCTGGTCGGCCTGGGCATGGTGACCCGTAAGCAGGTGACAATACATGGAAAAAGCTTTGTGCTGTACGGTGCTAGGCCGCTAAGACTCGACGTGCGAGGGGCTTTATGGGAGTATGCCCAACACGTTAAAGACCATAGAATGCTAGACGTCCTGCAATCCGAAATAGAAGAAAAAGAGGAAAAATACGTGGAGCGGATTCCATTTTTATTTTTTAAGTAA
- a CDS encoding ABC transporter permease subunit produces MNSNSILVIARKEFSDLVGSRLVVFILAFYVLMFILSSYNFYSSFDVSSLSSKPEVPDVIASPAGVFCGAFIMVACYYGGLVAVVLGYSSMSGEADGKALSTLLVKPLYRDTIVNGKLVGASCFLCCVFWVVAAFYLAGLFLFFGGVISACFFDFLGFLPLAFILYMLYTMLFFSLSMLMCITFKEQSLALFSGFFLWIFLNLMSNMMFMGYITSFFNFDRSTTHLISSLAPYNILSFISGDIVNSGGVFDMLAKSFSEVAVQVFALLLYCFVATVMAYASFIRRDVS; encoded by the coding sequence ATGAATAGTAATAGTATTCTGGTGATAGCGAGGAAGGAGTTTTCTGACCTGGTGGGCAGCAGGCTGGTCGTTTTCATCCTGGCGTTCTACGTGTTAATGTTTATCCTGTCGTCCTATAATTTTTACAGTTCTTTTGATGTTTCTTCTTTGTCGTCAAAGCCTGAGGTGCCAGACGTTATTGCCAGCCCTGCGGGCGTTTTTTGCGGGGCGTTTATCATGGTCGCCTGTTATTATGGCGGCCTTGTAGCCGTTGTGCTGGGCTATTCTTCGATGTCGGGCGAGGCGGATGGGAAGGCGCTTAGCACCTTATTGGTGAAGCCACTATACAGGGATACTATTGTTAATGGGAAACTGGTTGGAGCGTCTTGTTTCCTCTGTTGCGTATTCTGGGTCGTGGCGGCTTTCTACCTTGCAGGCCTGTTCTTATTTTTCGGTGGCGTGATCAGCGCCTGTTTTTTTGATTTCCTGGGCTTCTTGCCATTGGCTTTCATCCTTTATATGCTTTATACGATGCTCTTTTTTTCTCTATCGATGTTAATGTGTATTACTTTTAAGGAGCAGAGCCTGGCCCTTTTTTCAGGCTTCTTTTTATGGATATTTCTAAACTTGATGTCGAACATGATGTTTATGGGCTATATTACTTCGTTCTTTAATTTTGACCGGTCCACCACCCATCTTATTTCTAGCCTGGCCCCGTATAATATACTCTCGTTCATATCTGGGGATATTGTAAATAGCGGTGGTGTTTTTGACATGCTGGCCAAGAGTTTTTCTGAGGTTGCCGTGCAGGTTTTTGCGTTATTGTTGTATTGTTTTGTTGCCACTGTCATGGCTTATGCATCTTTCATACGGAGGGACGTCTCGTGA
- a CDS encoding ABC transporter permease has protein sequence MKAFIIAGNEFSMLARSPVVVGFVVLMLVLGLINAAGYSSMVSEDYYDHGGDLMVGVSNFFWNFSMLFAFLAMCVGVLSVANERYGGSLGVLFAKPVYRRDVIIGKFVGISMLLFVLITLILALFVSLMMLVYVGRADTVGVVARMLLFAVVLFLNCCFTLGLVMCLGIVLSKPEALIVSMAFVAFEWLTNIGSLPASLGKLNLINPGYLYVYAMYGASGSLFNDSMPLGTWLSGSSPYIVLMLMEVAIIMLVNCLLFNREEA, from the coding sequence GTGAAGGCATTTATCATAGCGGGGAACGAGTTCTCGATGCTGGCCAGGAGTCCGGTCGTCGTAGGGTTCGTGGTTTTAATGCTCGTGTTAGGGCTTATTAACGCTGCTGGCTATTCTAGCATGGTGTCTGAGGATTATTATGACCATGGTGGCGACCTTATGGTGGGCGTGTCGAATTTTTTCTGGAACTTTTCGATGCTTTTCGCCTTTCTTGCCATGTGTGTCGGCGTCCTATCCGTGGCTAATGAGCGCTATGGGGGCTCGCTAGGAGTGTTATTCGCCAAGCCAGTCTACAGGAGGGACGTTATAATTGGGAAGTTCGTCGGAATTAGCATGCTCCTGTTCGTCTTGATAACGCTTATTCTCGCCCTATTCGTGTCCTTGATGATGCTCGTATACGTGGGGCGGGCGGATACTGTCGGCGTTGTGGCGCGGATGCTCCTCTTTGCAGTGGTGTTGTTCTTGAATTGTTGTTTCACGCTGGGCCTGGTGATGTGCCTGGGGATCGTTTTGAGTAAGCCTGAGGCGCTCATCGTTTCGATGGCGTTCGTAGCGTTCGAGTGGCTGACAAACATTGGCTCGCTCCCCGCCTCATTGGGAAAGCTGAATCTCATTAACCCCGGGTACCTGTATGTCTATGCGATGTACGGGGCTTCAGGTAGTCTGTTTAACGATTCCATGCCGCTTGGCACGTGGCTTAGCGGCTCGTCGCCTTACATCGTCTTGATGCTCATGGAGGTGGCCATTATTATGCTGGTAAACTGCTTGTTGTTTAATCGGGAGGAGGCGTAA